TCAAAATGATTTGAAGCACCAATCATCGCAGAAGGAGCCGCATCATGATAGGAGAGCCTTAGTAGTCTAGCTAGGACAAAGTATCCCAGAGCAAAGATGAATATCGTTTGAATAAATAGGGGAATAGCAATCCACAATATTGTTAAAGGGTAATTTGTTATGATTTCTCCCTTGAAAGTGAATAAGAGGATCAGCGTTGCAAGGAGGGCGATTATACTAATAGGGGTAAGTAGGTGCAAAAACTTTTTGTTAAACCATTCTATTCCTTTGGATTTGATAACCCACTTACGCGAAAAATATCCTGCAATTAATGGTAAGGCCACATAAATCATTACTGAAAATAATATTGTTTGCCAAGGTATAGGCATTGCATTTACACCAAGTAAAAAACCTCCAAGAGGAGCATAAAGCACAAGCATTGTCAGAGAATTTATTGCAACCATAACTAAAGTAAGTCCATCATTACCTTTTGCCAAATAACTCCACATCAACACCATAGCTGTGCATGGGGCAATACCTAATAAAATAGCGCCTGAAACATAGCTTCTCCATAACTCAACTTCTTGTCCTGTTTTAATAATTTCTGCTCCAGGTAAAAATCCTTTAAAAAGGTAACCCAAAAAGAATGAAGCAATAAAATACATAGTAAAAGGTTTTATTGCCCAATTGATAAACAGTGTTAAGGCCACTGGTTTGGGTGTTTTTGCAGCTTTTACTACTTCTGCAAAATCTATCTTTACCATAATTGGATACATCATAAAAAATAGACAGATTGCAATAGGAATAGAC
The genomic region above belongs to Deferribacterota bacterium and contains:
- the arsB gene encoding ACR3 family arsenite efflux transporter, translating into MAEERKLSIFEKYLTIWVLLCIGAGILLGRAAPEIAVKLDSFSIYNVSIPIAICLFFMMYPIMVKIDFAEVVKAAKTPKPVALTLFINWAIKPFTMYFIASFFLGYLFKGFLPGAEIIKTGQEVELWRSYVSGAILLGIAPCTAMVLMWSYLAKGNDGLTLVMVAINSLTMLVLYAPLGGFLLGVNAMPIPWQTILFSVMIYVALPLIAGYFSRKWVIKSKGIEWFNKKFLHLLTPISIIALLATLILLFTFKGEIITNYPLTILWIAIPLFIQTIFIFALGYFVLARLLRLSYHDAAPSAMIGASNHFEVAIATATMLFGLSSGAALATVVGVLIEVPVMLMLVSICKKYCYLFEECHLDLPQCKTKYGTTKIEKIT